In Arthrobacter sp. QXT-31, one genomic interval encodes:
- a CDS encoding ABC transporter substrate-binding protein translates to MIKLNFRPAAVAAAALAAILALSGCGGSSSATSSPADNPYGLIEPGTIRVASLGDSKPYTFTDAQGNFTGFDVELFKDVAHRAGVDKVVFTGQDFSGLLAAVANGQFDVGVAAIGITDKRKETVDFSNGYLAGYLTVITTKTSGVKDADGLNGKRLGVVQGTLQEAYAVKNFTSANLVRFPDNNTAIAAVNSGSVDAHFLDYEAAKAYQEQYGLVSAADIPSFDAPAGFAIAKDKPAFKEALNKGLAEAMEDGTWKKLYQKWFPGSPMPEQYLPKAEQTATPAPTASK, encoded by the coding sequence GTGATCAAACTGAACTTCCGTCCGGCAGCAGTGGCTGCGGCAGCCCTGGCGGCCATCCTCGCCCTCTCCGGCTGCGGCGGATCATCCTCCGCCACCTCGAGCCCGGCCGACAACCCGTACGGACTGATCGAACCTGGCACCATCCGGGTGGCCAGCCTGGGTGACTCCAAGCCGTACACCTTCACCGACGCACAGGGTAACTTCACCGGCTTCGACGTCGAACTGTTCAAGGACGTGGCCCACCGTGCCGGCGTAGACAAAGTGGTCTTCACCGGACAGGACTTCTCCGGACTCCTCGCCGCCGTAGCCAACGGGCAGTTCGACGTCGGGGTCGCTGCCATCGGCATCACGGACAAGCGCAAGGAAACCGTCGACTTCTCCAACGGCTACCTCGCCGGTTACCTGACGGTCATCACCACCAAGACCTCCGGCGTCAAGGACGCGGACGGCCTGAACGGCAAGCGTCTGGGCGTGGTGCAGGGGACGCTCCAGGAAGCGTACGCCGTCAAGAACTTCACCTCCGCCAACCTGGTGCGCTTCCCGGACAACAACACCGCCATCGCAGCCGTCAACAGCGGCTCCGTGGACGCCCACTTCCTCGACTACGAGGCAGCCAAGGCCTACCAGGAGCAGTACGGACTGGTCAGCGCTGCGGACATTCCGTCCTTTGACGCCCCCGCGGGCTTCGCCATCGCTAAGGACAAGCCCGCTTTCAAGGAAGCGCTGAACAAGGGCCTCGCCGAAGCAATGGAAGACGGCACGTGGAAGAAGCTCTACCAGAAGTGGTTCCCGGGCTCCCCGATGCCGGAGCAATACCTGCCCAAGGCCGAGCAGACCGCCACGCCGGCTCCCACCGCAAGCAAGTAA
- a CDS encoding amino acid ABC transporter ATP-binding protein, with protein sequence MNLTSPSTSKSGSQAAPVTETFHGSSLELRNLTMAYGDIDVLRNVSLSVAPGTTTCIIGPSGSGKSTLLRGVNRLHEPKSGDVLLAGESALQVKPDTLRRRIGMVFQHFNLFPDHTALENVALALWSVKGMPKAEAMERARRRLAEVGLAERADHRPRDLSGGQQQRVAIARALAMEPEVMLFDEATSALDPELVKGVLNLMAGLGRRGMTMLVVTHEMGFARKVADQVVFMDEGEVVESGTPADLFDSPRSERLQRFLSEVL encoded by the coding sequence ATGAACCTCACCAGCCCAAGCACCAGCAAGAGCGGGAGCCAGGCCGCCCCTGTTACCGAAACATTCCACGGCTCAAGCCTGGAACTGCGGAACCTGACCATGGCCTACGGCGACATTGACGTGCTCCGCAACGTCAGCCTCTCCGTGGCCCCTGGTACCACCACCTGCATCATCGGCCCGTCCGGTTCCGGCAAGTCCACGCTGCTGCGCGGCGTCAACCGGCTGCATGAACCCAAGAGCGGCGACGTGCTGCTGGCCGGTGAAAGCGCCCTGCAGGTCAAGCCGGACACCCTGCGGCGCCGCATCGGCATGGTGTTCCAGCACTTCAACCTCTTCCCGGACCACACCGCGCTGGAGAATGTGGCCCTTGCCCTCTGGAGCGTCAAGGGCATGCCCAAGGCCGAGGCCATGGAACGCGCCCGCCGCCGGCTGGCCGAAGTGGGCCTTGCCGAGCGCGCCGACCACCGCCCCCGCGACCTGTCCGGCGGCCAGCAGCAGCGGGTGGCCATCGCCCGGGCGCTGGCCATGGAACCGGAAGTGATGCTGTTCGATGAAGCGACCAGCGCCTTGGACCCGGAACTGGTCAAGGGCGTCCTGAACCTGATGGCCGGGCTCGGCCGCCGCGGGATGACCATGCTCGTCGTCACCCACGAGATGGGCTTCGCCCGCAAGGTCGCCGACCAGGTTGTTTTCATGGACGAAGGCGAAGTCGTCGAATCTGGAACCCCTGCCGACCTGTTCGATAGCCCGCGCAGCGAACGCCTGCAGCGTTTCCTCTCGGAGGTGCTGTGA
- a CDS encoding Gfo/Idh/MocA family protein — translation MATVTSAPIRTAVVGFGISGKVFHAPLIAADPQYSLDVIVTADPARAAEAARLYPRARIVPTPEEMFALSPDLDLVVLGTPPHTHFDLAAAAIAHSLHVVVDKPFVPTSTQGAELIALASDAGVHLTVFQNRRWDADFLTLRKLLQRQGLGEVRTFESRFEWWRPEGFGNWRDSTALAQGGGILHDLGAHLIDQAIQLFGPVARSHGETANRGPDPDAADTEAFVSLLHESGVRTRLWMNGMAAQVGPRFHVLGSEAGYMKWGLDSQEPALAAGTKPSDPAYGIEPQESWGLLGVDGATSPVPAERGAYPEFYVQLAAALRGMGPLPVDPAEPLEVLRIIEGIHALA, via the coding sequence ATGGCGACGGTGACATCCGCACCTATCCGGACCGCCGTCGTCGGCTTTGGAATCTCCGGCAAGGTCTTCCATGCGCCGTTGATCGCGGCAGACCCGCAGTACTCCCTTGACGTGATCGTGACGGCGGATCCGGCACGGGCCGCCGAGGCGGCGCGGCTCTACCCCCGGGCGCGGATCGTTCCGACGCCGGAGGAGATGTTTGCGCTGTCCCCGGACCTGGACCTCGTGGTGCTGGGCACGCCGCCGCACACCCACTTCGACCTCGCCGCGGCCGCCATTGCGCACAGCCTTCACGTCGTGGTGGACAAGCCCTTCGTGCCCACCTCCACCCAGGGCGCGGAGCTGATCGCCCTGGCATCCGACGCCGGTGTGCATCTCACAGTGTTCCAGAACCGCAGATGGGACGCCGACTTCCTCACACTCCGGAAACTGCTTCAGCGGCAGGGTCTGGGGGAGGTGCGCACGTTCGAATCACGGTTCGAATGGTGGCGGCCGGAGGGCTTCGGTAACTGGCGTGACAGCACCGCCCTTGCCCAGGGCGGCGGAATCCTTCATGACCTCGGCGCGCACCTGATCGACCAGGCCATCCAGCTGTTCGGCCCGGTGGCACGGAGCCATGGTGAGACCGCCAATCGGGGACCCGACCCAGACGCAGCCGACACGGAGGCCTTCGTCTCCCTCCTGCATGAATCCGGCGTCCGCACCAGGCTATGGATGAACGGCATGGCAGCCCAGGTCGGCCCGCGCTTCCACGTTCTCGGCTCCGAAGCCGGGTACATGAAGTGGGGCCTGGACTCCCAGGAGCCCGCGCTGGCCGCCGGCACGAAACCGTCCGACCCCGCCTACGGCATCGAACCCCAGGAGTCTTGGGGGCTTCTGGGAGTGGACGGTGCCACCAGCCCTGTTCCGGCAGAGCGGGGCGCATACCCCGAGTTCTACGTGCAACTCGCCGCCGCCCTCCGCGGGATGGGCCCCCTTCCCGTCGACCCGGCGGAACCGCTTGAGGTCCTCAGGATCA
- a CDS encoding amino acid ABC transporter permease: MDWLNIIGRTFFDFEAMLEVLPQLLGVGLLNTLIISVAATILGVVLGMVVAVMGISRSRWLRIPARIYTDLFRGLPAILTILLIGQGFARFSQSVFGPSPYPLGIIALSLIASAYIGEIFRAGILSVDKGQGEACRALGMSYAKSMALVVVPQGVRRVLPALVNQFIAIVKDSSLVYFLGLLVSERELFRVGQDAAVLSGNLSPLVMAGIFYLVITVPLTHLVNYFDNRFRTGRRRPTAPTSGLKEVKELDAASPLTTGSNT; encoded by the coding sequence ATGGACTGGCTCAACATCATCGGCCGCACCTTCTTCGATTTTGAAGCAATGCTCGAGGTGCTGCCCCAACTCCTCGGGGTTGGCCTTCTCAACACGCTGATCATCTCCGTGGCCGCCACCATCCTTGGCGTCGTGCTGGGCATGGTGGTTGCGGTCATGGGTATCTCCCGTTCCCGCTGGCTGCGTATTCCGGCCCGTATCTACACCGACCTCTTCCGCGGCCTGCCCGCCATCCTGACCATCCTCTTGATCGGCCAGGGCTTCGCCCGGTTCAGCCAGTCGGTCTTCGGGCCCTCGCCCTACCCCCTGGGCATCATCGCGCTGAGCCTGATCGCCAGCGCCTACATCGGCGAAATCTTCCGTGCCGGCATCCTCAGCGTGGACAAGGGCCAGGGTGAGGCCTGCCGCGCCCTGGGCATGAGCTACGCCAAATCCATGGCCCTGGTGGTGGTTCCCCAGGGCGTCCGCCGGGTCCTGCCGGCCCTGGTCAACCAGTTCATCGCCATCGTCAAGGACTCCTCCCTGGTGTACTTCCTGGGCCTGCTGGTCAGCGAACGCGAACTATTCCGCGTCGGCCAGGACGCCGCCGTGCTGTCGGGAAACCTCTCGCCCCTGGTAATGGCCGGCATCTTCTACCTTGTGATCACCGTGCCCCTGACCCACCTGGTCAACTACTTCGACAACAGGTTCCGCACCGGCCGCCGCCGGCCCACCGCGCCCACATCCGGCCTGAAGGAAGTCAAGGAACTCGACGCGGCCTCGCCGCTCACCACCGGGAGCAACACATGA
- a CDS encoding LacI family DNA-binding transcriptional regulator translates to MSSDGARRRDVTVADVAKAAQVSKAQAARALGNYGAVSEDVRERVLAAAEELNYRPNELARSMNTGKSNTIGVVVGDIENPHFGLATRGITDTAKKSGFNVILINTDEDTAAEVDAVRVLLDKRVDGLIVAPASSVETQHLRRVHEAGRPLVLLDRSAEDLAVETVAVDMTVISYESTNYLLDAGHRRVAFISTLRSDTVFSAGMRLGSSQISDRLEGMRRAFADSGHNFPEDLVRLNAGDAGSIRKLTREVLLGADPATAVVASDGLIALSVVEAIQEMGLRIPEDVSFLMYDDFAWTRLTTPPLTVVSQPVYEMGAAAAAALIRQIEGRPPLVPAPEFNAALVHRGSVGAVPGTSGSGPAHSASPSSSVLPSFRSSAVP, encoded by the coding sequence ATGAGCAGTGACGGAGCAAGACGGCGGGACGTAACAGTTGCCGACGTCGCAAAAGCTGCCCAGGTGTCCAAGGCCCAGGCCGCGCGTGCGCTGGGCAACTACGGGGCCGTCAGCGAGGACGTCCGCGAGCGGGTGCTCGCCGCCGCAGAGGAGCTGAACTACCGGCCCAACGAGCTGGCCCGAAGCATGAACACCGGGAAATCGAACACCATCGGGGTGGTCGTGGGCGATATCGAAAACCCGCATTTCGGACTGGCCACCAGAGGGATCACGGACACCGCGAAGAAGAGCGGGTTCAACGTCATCCTGATCAACACGGACGAGGACACCGCCGCCGAAGTGGATGCTGTCCGCGTGCTGCTCGACAAGAGGGTCGACGGCCTGATCGTCGCACCGGCGTCGTCGGTGGAGACCCAGCACCTGCGGCGGGTCCACGAAGCGGGCCGGCCCCTGGTGCTGCTCGACCGCTCGGCAGAAGACCTCGCAGTGGAAACCGTCGCCGTCGACATGACCGTGATCTCCTACGAATCCACCAATTACCTGCTCGACGCCGGACACCGAAGGGTGGCCTTCATCTCGACGCTGCGCTCCGATACCGTTTTTTCCGCCGGAATGCGGCTGGGTTCGTCGCAGATTTCGGACCGCCTGGAAGGGATGCGGCGCGCGTTTGCTGACTCGGGGCACAACTTTCCGGAAGATCTCGTGCGGCTCAATGCCGGTGACGCCGGCTCCATCCGGAAGCTCACGCGTGAGGTGCTGCTGGGCGCAGATCCGGCCACCGCCGTCGTGGCTTCCGATGGCCTGATCGCTCTCAGCGTGGTGGAAGCCATCCAGGAAATGGGACTGCGCATCCCGGAGGACGTGTCATTCCTGATGTATGACGACTTCGCGTGGACCCGCCTGACCACACCTCCGCTGACCGTCGTGTCCCAGCCCGTTTACGAGATGGGAGCCGCGGCGGCGGCCGCCCTGATCCGGCAGATCGAGGGCCGCCCGCCGCTGGTGCCGGCGCCGGAGTTCAATGCCGCCCTGGTCCACCGGGGCTCGGTGGGGGCGGTGCCAGGCACCTCCGGTTCCGGTCCCGCTCATTCAGCGTCGCCGTCGTCCTCCGTCTTGCCTTCCTTCAGGAGCAGCGCAGTGCCCTGA
- a CDS encoding universal stress protein, with the protein MSIIVGFVPTPAGEAALAAGIAEARLRNQELVIVNSAREGALVDKSVAPDDVLAKASRRAEEAGVTARVIQPPYQHDLADEFLDVAREENASLIVIGLRHRTQVGKFILGSHAQRILMQADRPVLAVKADGGQF; encoded by the coding sequence ATGAGCATCATCGTTGGATTTGTCCCCACCCCGGCGGGGGAGGCTGCCCTCGCGGCCGGCATCGCCGAGGCCCGGCTCCGGAACCAGGAGCTGGTGATCGTCAACTCCGCCCGGGAAGGCGCCCTGGTGGACAAGTCGGTGGCACCGGACGATGTCCTGGCCAAGGCCTCCAGGCGGGCCGAGGAAGCAGGAGTCACGGCCAGGGTGATCCAGCCGCCCTACCAGCATGACCTGGCTGATGAGTTCCTCGACGTCGCCCGGGAGGAAAATGCCTCCCTGATTGTCATCGGGCTGCGCCACCGCACGCAGGTGGGCAAGTTCATCCTGGGCAGCCACGCCCAGCGCATCCTCATGCAGGCCGACCGTCCCGTTCTGGCCGTGAAGGCCGACGGCGGCCAGTTTTAG
- the treS gene encoding maltose alpha-D-glucosyltransferase, whose protein sequence is MPEVPGATEAPEVTEAADITYDEQFYPARPKALRPIARRRQFFADRPSLEFDGRNAAYVEWLRNQAMLGDANVMARQLSGQASMWQHSYAHPNPRAAVERAPVWFTAYPLSFITRPGQSFLSALGDPELWDAFREIGIRGLHTGPVKLAGGISGWTQTPSVDGHFDRISMAIDPVFGTEDEFRRMCEVAVEHDGTVIDDIVPGHTGKGADFRLAEMNFRDYPGIYHMIDIPEEDWHLLPDVPEGEDSVNISPDAEQALQKAGYIIGRLQRVIFYEPGVKETNWSATRPIVDTAGKTRRWVYLHYFKAGQPSINWLDPTFAGMRLVVGDALHSLLDLGTGALRLDANGFLGVEKSAEEQPGWSEGHPLSEAANQLIGSMIRKVGGFSFQELNLTIDDIKATSESGPDLSYDFVTRPAYHYALVTADTEFLRLTLRLAMEIGVDQASLVHALQNHDELTYELVHFAAGHKDDVFELNGQELTGAEVAEHVQQTLRERLTGPETPYNALFTTNGIACTTASFIMAALGIKDPENLTEEQQAQILDAHILLSMYNALQPGVFALSGWDLTGVTALDRQRVRELTAQGDTRWINRGAHDIMGTSPEAEASSAGMPRARSLYGPLPEQLKDPASFARRLQKILEVREQSGIATSTLLDVPEVSQRGLLVMVNRLGDGNLQVTVLNFSGQDISGSIQSTHLVPGSSVHDLFSGETVGQVDDLHSFFLELAAYQGTALLLKEGKTEDDGDAE, encoded by the coding sequence GTGCCCGAAGTGCCCGGGGCAACTGAAGCGCCGGAAGTAACCGAGGCCGCTGACATCACCTACGACGAGCAGTTCTATCCGGCCCGTCCCAAGGCGCTGCGGCCAATTGCCCGCCGCCGGCAGTTCTTTGCCGACCGTCCGTCGCTCGAGTTCGACGGACGGAATGCGGCCTATGTCGAGTGGCTGCGGAACCAGGCCATGCTGGGGGACGCCAATGTGATGGCGCGCCAGCTGTCCGGCCAGGCCAGCATGTGGCAGCACTCGTACGCCCATCCGAACCCGCGGGCGGCCGTGGAACGCGCACCCGTCTGGTTTACCGCGTACCCGCTGTCCTTTATCACCCGGCCGGGCCAGTCCTTCCTCTCAGCCCTGGGAGATCCTGAACTGTGGGATGCTTTCCGCGAGATCGGGATCAGGGGCCTGCACACCGGCCCGGTCAAGCTCGCCGGCGGCATCAGTGGCTGGACCCAAACGCCCAGTGTGGACGGGCACTTTGACCGCATCAGCATGGCGATCGACCCGGTGTTTGGCACCGAGGATGAATTCCGCCGGATGTGCGAGGTTGCCGTCGAGCATGACGGCACCGTCATCGACGACATTGTTCCCGGCCACACCGGCAAGGGGGCCGACTTCCGCCTGGCCGAGATGAACTTCCGGGACTACCCCGGCATCTACCACATGATCGACATCCCGGAAGAGGACTGGCACCTGCTGCCCGACGTCCCCGAAGGCGAAGACTCGGTCAACATCAGCCCGGACGCGGAGCAGGCACTGCAAAAGGCCGGGTACATCATCGGCCGGCTGCAACGCGTGATCTTCTATGAACCAGGGGTCAAGGAGACCAACTGGAGCGCCACGCGGCCCATTGTGGACACGGCCGGGAAGACCCGCCGCTGGGTGTACCTGCACTACTTCAAGGCCGGCCAGCCGTCCATCAACTGGCTGGATCCCACCTTTGCGGGCATGCGACTGGTGGTGGGGGACGCCCTGCACTCGCTCCTCGACCTGGGCACGGGTGCGCTCCGGCTGGATGCCAACGGGTTCCTGGGCGTGGAGAAAAGCGCCGAGGAACAGCCGGGCTGGTCCGAAGGGCACCCGCTGTCCGAGGCGGCAAACCAGCTGATCGGATCCATGATCCGCAAGGTCGGCGGGTTCTCCTTCCAGGAACTCAACCTGACCATCGACGACATCAAGGCCACCTCGGAGTCGGGCCCGGACCTTTCCTACGACTTCGTGACCAGGCCGGCCTACCACTATGCGCTGGTGACCGCGGACACCGAGTTCCTGCGCCTGACGCTGCGGCTTGCCATGGAGATCGGCGTGGACCAGGCGTCCCTGGTGCACGCCTTGCAGAACCACGACGAACTGACCTACGAACTGGTCCATTTCGCGGCCGGCCACAAGGACGACGTGTTCGAACTCAACGGCCAGGAACTCACCGGCGCCGAAGTTGCCGAGCATGTGCAGCAAACCCTGCGGGAACGGCTGACCGGCCCGGAGACCCCCTATAACGCCCTGTTCACCACGAACGGCATCGCCTGCACCACGGCGAGCTTCATCATGGCGGCCCTGGGCATTAAGGACCCGGAGAACCTCACCGAAGAACAGCAGGCCCAAATCCTGGACGCCCATATCCTGCTGTCCATGTACAACGCCCTCCAGCCCGGCGTCTTCGCCCTGTCAGGCTGGGACCTCACCGGCGTCACGGCCCTGGACCGCCAGAGGGTGCGGGAGCTCACGGCCCAGGGGGACACGCGCTGGATCAACCGCGGTGCGCACGACATCATGGGCACCAGCCCCGAGGCGGAGGCTTCCTCCGCGGGCATGCCGCGGGCCCGCAGCCTCTACGGTCCGCTGCCGGAACAGCTCAAGGACCCGGCCTCCTTCGCCCGGCGGCTGCAGAAAATCCTTGAGGTGCGGGAGCAGAGCGGGATCGCCACCAGCACCCTGCTGGATGTGCCGGAGGTGTCCCAGCGCGGGTTGCTCGTGATGGTCAACCGGCTGGGGGACGGAAACCTGCAGGTCACTGTCCTCAACTTCTCCGGCCAGGACATCTCAGGCAGTATCCAGTCCACCCACCTGGTTCCCGGCAGCAGCGTCCACGACCTCTTCAGCGGCGAGACCGTGGGCCAGGTCGATGACCTGCACAGCTTCTTCCTCGAACTGGCCGCCTATCAGGGCACTGCGCTGCTCCTGAAGGAAGGCAAGACGGAGGACGACGGCGACGCTGAATGA